The following proteins come from a genomic window of Liolophura sinensis isolate JHLJ2023 chromosome 13, CUHK_Ljap_v2, whole genome shotgun sequence:
- the LOC135480470 gene encoding melanopsin-A-like translates to MGLHGEDYSLIVPVYVVAIIGNGLLISTIVKCNALRKVSYFLVANLAFKDFTFALVSPVFVTPSVFKDRWVFGHHPCILFGLISTWLAYVELLTLVCLAGDRYVAVTRPLRYHQILNRNKFRAAVVFCWSYSFLWAAMPLMGFGEYVYYDNLKICQLNWSPGLTPLTYTKTVGILLFFPGTGMIIYCYINIYKRAKSISDVPVFTVQAQANGNKGKRTGSRGTKATFTIALITGIYFFCWFPFVGVRVTQVYYPGYKDDLTLQTIENFTLYSFTIANFINPIIYGIYNREFRYEFLKLIKRGR, encoded by the exons ATGGGCCTGCATGGTGAAGATTACTCTTTAATAGTTCCTgtatatg TCGTAGCCATCATTGGCAACGGATTGCTGATTTCCACAATTGTCAAATGTAACGCACTTCGCAAAGTGTCCTACTTCCTTGTGGCTAACTTGGCCTTTAAAGATTTCACCTTCGCCTTGGTGTCCCCTGTATTTGTAACGCCCAGTGTCTTCAAAGACCGCTGGGTGTTTGGACATCATCCCTGCATCCTGTTCGGATTGATCAGCACGTGGTTGGCGTATGTGGAACTGTTGACCCTGGTTTGCCTTGCCGGCGACCGTTATGTGGCCGTTACAAGGCCATTACGATATCACCAAATTCTGAACAGAAACAAGTTCCGAGCGGCCGTAGTCTTCTGCTGGTCATACTCGTTCCTCTGGGCCGCAATGCCGTTAATGGGGTTTGGGGAATACGTTTACTACGACAACCTCAAAATTTGTCAGCTAAACTGGTCTCCTGGGCTTACTCCGCTCACCTATACTAAAACTGTAGGAATACTTCTCTTTTTCCCTGGGACAGGTATGATCATTTACTGCTACATCAACATCTACAAAAGAGCTAAGAGCATCAGTGACGTTCCCGTGTTTACGGTACAAGCACAGGCCAACGGGAACAAAGGTAAAAGAACAGGGTCCAGAGGAACAAAAGCGACCTTTACAATTGCACTCATTACTGGGATATATTTCTTCTGTTGGTTCCCATTTGTCGGGGTACGGGTCACTCAGGTTTATTATCCCGGGTATAAGGATGATCTCACCTTGCAAACAATAGAGAATTTCACACTCTATTCCTTTACCATCGCGAATTTCATCAACCCTATTATTTACGGGATTTACAACAGAGAGTTCAGGTACGAATTCCTTAAATTGATCAAGAGAGGAAGATAG